Part of the Amycolatopsis sp. 195334CR genome is shown below.
GTACTCGGCCCTGGCGTCGGCGTGCGCGGTGGCGAGCACCTTGTCCGCGCCGAGCGAGCGGGAGATCCACTCGCCCGCCCGCCGCGGCAGCAGGCGGGTGAACCGGCCGACCACATCGAGGGATTTCGGCACGTAGACGTCGAATTTCGGCCGCCGCAACGCCTCGGCGATGGCCGCCGCGACCTCCTCCGGGGACACCGACTTGATCATGCGTGCTTCCGGCAGGCCGCTGGCCAGTTCGGTCCGGACGATGGCGGGCATCACACAGGACACCTCGACGCCGGTGTCCCGCAGTTCGAGATGCACGGCCTCGGAGAGCCCGACCACGCCGTGCTTGGTGGCGCAGTAGGTGGCCGCGCCGGGGAAGCCCGCCTTGCCTGCCATGGAGGCGACGTTCACGATGTGCCCGGTGCCGCGCGGGCGCATCCGGCGGGCCGCCTCCCTGGTGCCGTGGATGACCGCGTGGAGGTTGATCTCCAGCTGCCGCCGGGTGGAGGCGTCGTCCTCTTCTTCGAGCGGGGCGAGCGGCATGATGCCGGCGTTGTTGATCAGCACGTCGATCGGCCCGAGGCGGCGTTCGACCTCGTCGAGGAACTCGGTGAAGTTCTTCGTGTCGGTGACGTCCAGCGGCAGGGCGAGCGCGTCCAGTTCGCCGGCGGTTTTCTCGGCCCTGACCTGGTCCAGGTCGCCGATGGCGACGCTGGCGCCGAGTCCGTGGAGCAGTTCGGCGGTCTTGGCGCCGATCCCCTGCGCACCGCCGGTGATCACCACGACCTTGCCGTGCAGTGAACGCGCTCGCCTGGCCATCATCGGGCTCCTTCACCGTTGAGAGAGCTTGTTGACGTTCTGCCAATCATCACCCCGGGAGGGGCTCGCGTCCATCCCCCACACGTTGTTCGAAGACCTGGCCGGGCCAGCCGTGGTAGTCGAAGGTGACGGTCTTGCGGAAGCCCTGGCGCTCGTAGTAGCGGACCAGGGTGCCGTCCCCGCCGGCGTAGCAGTCGACGCGCACGAGGTCGATGCCGCGGCTCTCGGCTTCGGCGAGTGCGTAACGGATGAGCTCGGCGCCGACGCTGCGACCGGTGAAGCCGCGGGCGGTGATGAGGAGGCCGAGGTAGATCTCGGGCTCGTCGACGGGCGGAACGTGCTCGGGCGGGCCGGGGTCGAGGATGATGGCGCCGGCGGGGATGGCGTCGATCTCGGCCATCACGAGGTTGCCGGCGGTGGCCATTTTGCGCACGCGCTCGACGCGCTTGGGCACCTGGGACCACGGCTCGGTACCCCATTGCTGCGTGTTGCCCCGCTCATTCATCCAGGCGACGGCGCCGTCGAACATTTCGAGCAGGTCTTCGGTGTCTTGCTCGCCCCCAGGGCGGAACTTCAGTTCACTCACAAGGCAGTGAGCGTACGTGGCCTATGTCGGTCGCCCGGAGGGCCAGACACAGGGTGACGACGCGAGCAGGTAGAGGTGGCCGGCGCTCGCCTCCAGCGTGAGCCGGACGGCGTCCTCGCGGTTCTCCACCCAGAGGAACTCGTGCGGCGGTTCGTTGTCGAGCACGCGGAAACCGTTGGCCTCCCACCACGCCTTCATCGTGTCGTAGTACTCCGGGATCCTGGCCGGTTCGATGCCGAGCACCTCGGTGCTCCGGCTCGCGATCACCCGGCCGGGCGGCCCCTGGTCGTCGGGATCGTCGCACGGATCCGCCTCGAAGCGCTGCCGCTCGTGCAGCTCGGCACCGGGCGGGAACTGCCGCAGGGCCGCCGCGAGGTGCTCGTCGACCCTCCGATTGGCCTCCTGCTGGGTGATCGTCGTGTCCACTCCACCGCTCCCTCCGGGGTCGCCACCACACGAGACGCAGCACGCCAGCACCACCGCGGCGATCAGTGACCGTCCCAGATGAAAGCTCATCCCGTGGTCACTCGCGTGTGGTTGCCCGCGATGATGTGCCCCATGTTCCGCAGGGCCTTGTTGCCCTCGCTCCAGTACTCACTGTGCGAATCGATGCTGAGCGGCCACGGCGACTGCGCGGGGCTGGAGTCGAAAACCCGTCCGCCGAATTCCGCGTCGGCCGGGTCTTCACCGTGGAAGGGCTGGTCGTTGACCGGGTCCTTGTCCGCCACGGTGGCCCACACGTGCTCAGGCGGCAGGTTGAGCTGCGACGCGTGGTCGACGGTCGCTCCCGGCCCGGCCACCGAGACCAGTTCATCGACCGGAAGACCACCCTCGCGTGCGGTGACCGCGGCGGTCACGAACCCGTAGCTGTGCCCGAGCAGGGTGTTGTGCGACGGCTCACCGACGTGCGCGGCGCGCAGTCCTTCCTGGAAGTCGCCGAGCGACTCCTTGGCACCGTGCGCGTACTTCTGCTCGATGGCATCGGGCACGGAATCGGGTGCGTCGTAGCCGAGCCAGGTGATCACCGAGGCCGAGCTGTCCGGCGCCGAGCGGAGCGCGGCGTCCTGCATCTTGTCCGCCCGGTTGAGATCGGCCTCGATCTCGGCCAGGCCGGACCCGGTGCCGGGTACGTAGGTGGCCACGTGCTGGGCCAGGTCGGGATTGCCCTTCGCGACGATGGCCTGGCCGTCCCCGCCGCCGTCGATGCCCAGCAGGTAGTGCCGGGACGACGGGTCGGCGCCCTCGGTCGACCCCAGCTTCTGGTCGACCTTGTCGAGCCCCGCGAGTTTGCCGTCGAGCTCCTCGCGCCGCCGCTCCAACTCGTGGAACTCGTCCATCTCCCGCGGGTCGCTCTCCTGGAGACCGTCCAGCTTCCGCTGCACTTCATCGCGTTCTCGCTGCAGGCCACCACGCTGCTCCGCGAGCACGACCCGGTTGGCCCGGTCGCGGACGTCCGCGGGCAGGCCATCCATCCGTCCGAGCGCGGCGGGCCGGTCGCGCAGCAGGATCGCCTGCCCGGCCGGGGACAGCGACGACCACCACGCCGCTTTCTGTGCCGGAGTGGCGTTCTCCGGGGGTTCGGGCAGGGTCAACCCGAGGTCGGCGGTGCCGGCGGCGGCCGCGGCGGCGACCGTGGCCTCGTCGCCGGTGGCGAACTCGCCGTGCCGGGCACGCCGCAACACCGACGCGAGGTCCTTGTCGATGTCGTCCGCCGTGCGCAGGGCCTGCGCCAGCGCGTCGGCCATCTGCTGCCGGACCCGCCCCCGGTCCTCCGGGTGCACTCCCGGCGGTGCGCCGGTGTCGACGACCTGCCCGGTCTCGTCCACCCCGAAGCCGTACCGGTGACCGAGTTCCTCCGCTGCGGCGATGGCTCGTTGCACCGGGGGAATGGCGTCGGCGGCCTGGAGCAGTGCTTTGGCGACCGCGCTGGAACCGGCGACCAACTCCTTGAGCTGCCGCATCAACGCGCCGTGCGCCGACAGCGCGTTGTCCGCCGAGGGACCTCCCCAGCCGGCCACCGGGTGCAGTTTGGCGAAATCGTCCCCGGAATGGACCAGCACCTGTTCCCGCTGCCGGACCGTGCCGCCGATTTCGTTCAACGCACCGGCATTCCACTGCTTGACCTCGGAAACGGTGGTCATCAGCCGGGGCCGCCGACCGGTAACTCCGCACCGGCGGCGCGATCGCCGTCGGCGTAGGAATCAGCGGCCTCGGCCAAGGCGACGGCGTGCCGCTCCGCACCGGTGCACCACGCCGTGAAGGCGGTGGACCAGGAATCGGCGAACGCGGTGG
Proteins encoded:
- a CDS encoding SDR family oxidoreductase, which gives rise to MARRARSLHGKVVVITGGAQGIGAKTAELLHGLGASVAIGDLDQVRAEKTAGELDALALPLDVTDTKNFTEFLDEVERRLGPIDVLINNAGIMPLAPLEEEDDASTRRQLEINLHAVIHGTREAARRMRPRGTGHIVNVASMAGKAGFPGAATYCATKHGVVGLSEAVHLELRDTGVEVSCVMPAIVRTELASGLPEARMIKSVSPEEVAAAIAEALRRPKFDVYVPKSLDVVGRFTRLLPRRAGEWISRSLGADKVLATAHADARAEYESRAASSAPSVGSDG
- a CDS encoding GNAT family N-acetyltransferase; the protein is MSELKFRPGGEQDTEDLLEMFDGAVAWMNERGNTQQWGTEPWSQVPKRVERVRKMATAGNLVMAEIDAIPAGAIILDPGPPEHVPPVDEPEIYLGLLITARGFTGRSVGAELIRYALAEAESRGIDLVRVDCYAGGDGTLVRYYERQGFRKTVTFDYHGWPGQVFEQRVGDGREPLPG
- a CDS encoding alpha/beta hydrolase; amino-acid sequence: MTTVSEVKQWNAGALNEIGGTVRQREQVLVHSGDDFAKLHPVAGWGGPSADNALSAHGALMRQLKELVAGSSAVAKALLQAADAIPPVQRAIAAAEELGHRYGFGVDETGQVVDTGAPPGVHPEDRGRVRQQMADALAQALRTADDIDKDLASVLRRARHGEFATGDEATVAAAAAAGTADLGLTLPEPPENATPAQKAAWWSSLSPAGQAILLRDRPAALGRMDGLPADVRDRANRVVLAEQRGGLQRERDEVQRKLDGLQESDPREMDEFHELERRREELDGKLAGLDKVDQKLGSTEGADPSSRHYLLGIDGGGDGQAIVAKGNPDLAQHVATYVPGTGSGLAEIEADLNRADKMQDAALRSAPDSSASVITWLGYDAPDSVPDAIEQKYAHGAKESLGDFQEGLRAAHVGEPSHNTLLGHSYGFVTAAVTAREGGLPVDELVSVAGPGATVDHASQLNLPPEHVWATVADKDPVNDQPFHGEDPADAEFGGRVFDSSPAQSPWPLSIDSHSEYWSEGNKALRNMGHIIAGNHTRVTTG